In Alosa alosa isolate M-15738 ecotype Scorff River chromosome 19, AALO_Geno_1.1, whole genome shotgun sequence, a genomic segment contains:
- the LOC125284439 gene encoding ladderlectin-like, with amino-acid sequence MASTMISTGSFTLLVLCGLMMVVIAGETEVRSIRNVTYMHACPYSWFHYGTRCFRFVHTARTWAESEQYCVMIGGNLASVHNKKEYNFIKDLVRRHTHDSRITWIGGYDALQEGLWLWSDGSRFDYTHWYPGEPNNYGKREHCLVINFKDLRGWNDGQCSDRFSSVCSRYP; translated from the exons ATG GCCAGCACGATGATCAGCACAGGCAGCTTTACTCTCCTCGTGCTCTGTGGactgatgatggtggtgattgCAG GAGAGACAGAAGTGAGAAGTATCAGGAATGTGACGTACATGCACGCTTGTCCTTATAGCTGGTTTCATTATGGTACCCGATGTTTTAGATTTGTCCACACAGCAAGAACTTGGGCTGAATCTGAG CAATACTGTGTAATGATTGGAGGGAATCTGGCCTCGGTACACAACAAAAAGGAGTACAATTTCATCAAGGATCTAGTCCGCAGACACACTCACGACTCTCGTATTACCTGGATTGGAGGATACGATGCTCTTCAG GAGGGCCTGTGGCTCTGGAGTGATGGGTCTAGGTTTGATTACACTCACTGGTATCCTGGTGAACCTAATAATTATGGAAAACGTGAACATTGTCTGGTAATCAATTTTAAAG aTCTACGGGGTTGGAATGATGGCCAGTGTTCAGACAGGTTTTCATCAGTGTGCTCAAGATATCCATGA